The following coding sequences are from one Panicum hallii strain FIL2 chromosome 5, PHallii_v3.1, whole genome shotgun sequence window:
- the LOC112892174 gene encoding pentatricopeptide repeat-containing protein At2g41080 yields the protein MARQALKKLGTGPPDAREEIIRLCSSGRLKDALHHRFREVLWSEPNLFSHLFRACRSIPLLRQLHAFAATSGAAADRFTANHLLLAYADLGDFPTAHNLFERIPKRNVMSWNILIGSYIKNGDLENARKLFDEMPARNVATWNAMVAGLTNSGLNEESLGFFFAMRREGMQPDEFGLGSLFRCCAGLRDVVSGRQIHAYVVRAGLDKDMCVGSSLAHMYMRCGFLEEGEAVLRVLPSLNIVSCNTIIAGRTQNGDSEGAFEFFCMMRGVGVEANAVTFVSAISSCSDLAALAQGQQVHAQAIKAGVDKVVPVMSSLVHMYSRCGCLSDSERVFFGYSGTDLVLCSAMISAYGFHGHGQKAVDLFKQMMAGGAEPNGITFLTLLYACSHSGLKDEGMDCFELMTKTYGLQPSVKHYTCIVDLLGRSGRLNEAEALILSMPVRPDGVIWKTLLSACKIQKKFDMAERIAGRVIELDPHDSASYVLLSNIRATSSRWEDVSTVRKTMRKHNVRKEPGVSWVEFKGQVHQFCTGDKSHTRQREIDECLEEMMAKIRQYGYAPDMSMVFHDMEDEEKEVSLAYHSEKLAIAFAFLSLPEGVPIRIMKNLRVCDDCHIAIKLMSKVTGREIVVRDVSRFHHFKDGKCSCGDYW from the coding sequence aTGGCCAGGCAAGCTCTGAAGAAGCTCGGCACCGGACCACCAGATGCCAGAGAGGAGATCATCCGCCTCTGCTCTAGTGGCCGCCTCAAGGATGCTCTGCACCACCGCTTCCGTGAGGTCCTCTGGTCGGAACCCAACCTCTTCTCCCACCTCTTTCGGGCCTGCCGCTCCATCCCGCTCCTCCGCCAGCTTCACGCCTTCGCCGCCACgtcgggcgccgccgccgaccggtTCACCGCAAACCACCTCCTCCTAGCTTACGCCGACCTCGGCGATTTCCCCACCGCGCACAATCTGTTCGAGAGAATACCAAAGAGGAATGTCATGTCCTGGAACATTCTCATCGGGAGTTACATCAAGAATGGTGACCTGGAAAACGCGCGGAagctgttcgacgaaatgcccgCGAGGAACGTCGCGACGTGGAATGCCATGGTCGCCGGACTCACCAACTCGGGACTCAACGAGGAGAGCTTGGGCTTCTTCTTTGCCATGCGGAGGGAGGGCATGCAGCCTGATGAGTTTGGCCTCGGGAGCTTGTTCCGGTGTTGTGCTGGGCTCAGGGATGTTGTGTCCGGGCGGCAGATCCATGCATATGTTGTGCGGGCTGGACTAGACAAGGACATGTGCGTTGGGAGCTCGCTGGCACACATGTACATGCGGTGTGGTTTTCTTGAAGAAGGGGAGGCTGTTCTTCGAGTGCTGCCGTCGCTTAACATAGTGTCATGCAATACCATAATTGCTGGAAGAACGCAGAATGGAGACTCAGAGGGTGCGTTCGAGTTTTTCTGCATGATGAGAGGTGTTGGCGTGGAAGCAAATGCGGTCACATTCGTGAGTGCCATTAGTTCTTGCTCGGACTTGGCAGCTCTTGCACAAGGTCAGCAGGTTCACGCACAGGCTATCAAAGCTGGAGTCGACAAAGTTGTGCCCGTCATGAGTTCTCTTGTGCATATGTACTCTCGATGTGGGTGCCTAAGTGACTCAGAAAGAGTTTTCTTTGGGTATAGTGGTACAGATCTTGTGCTGTGCAGTGCGATGATCTCAGCTTATGGATTCCATGGGCATGGACAAAAGGCAGTGGATCTGTTCAAACAGATGATGGCTGGAGGGGCAGAACCCAATGGGATTACTTTCTTGACCTTGCTATATGCATGCAGCCATAGTGGTCTGAAAGATGAAGGCATGGATTGTTTTGAGCTTATGACTAAAACTTATGGACTGCAGCCAAGTGTTAAACACTACACTTGTATTGTGGATCTTCTTGGACGTTCGGGTCGCCTAAACGAAGCTGAGGCCCTTATCCTGTCAATGCCTGTGCGTCCTGATGGGGTCATATGGAAGACACTACTGTCTGCTTGTAAGATCCAGAAAAAATTTGACATGGCCGAGAGGATTGCAGGACGTGTCATTGAGTTGGATCCTCATGATTCTGCCTCGTATGTTCTTCTGTCAAATATTCGAGCTACCAGCAGCAGATGGGAGGACGTCAGTACGGTAAGAAAAACCATGAGGAAACATAATGTGAGGAAAGAGCCTGGTGTTAGCTGGGTGGAGTTTAAGGGTCAGGTTCACCAATTCTGCACTGGAGATAAATCACATACAAGGCAACGAGAGATTGATGAATGCTTGGAAGAAATGATGGCCAAAATCAGGCAATATGGGTATGCACCGGACATGAGCATGGTGTTCCATGATATGGAGGATGAGGAGAAAGAAGTTAGTTTGGCTTACCACAGCGAGAAGTTGGCTATAGCATTTGCTTTTCTGAGCTTACCTGAAGGAGTTCCTATCCGTATTATGAAGAATCTACGCGTGTGTGATGATTGCCATATAGCTATTAAGTTGATGTCTAAGGTAACTGGACGGGAGATTGTGGTCCGAGATGTAAGCCGTTTTCACCATTTCAAAGATGGAAAATGCTCTTGTGGAGATTATTGGTGA
- the LOC112894487 gene encoding uncharacterized acetyltransferase At3g50280-like yields the protein MAQMVSTMPMVDAAPAVSAIMPKLQAACLDAPASGITVVSRQHVRPDAASAIGDLTLSVSDLPMLSCHYIQKGLFFPAPDLPMSSLVSLLASSLARALAAVPALAGRLVTLPDDRIVIRCNDAGVDFLHAVAPGLSLDDFLVPDADVPTKLTKDLFPMDRTVSYEGHRRPLTSFQVTVLGDGAVFIGIVANHAVVDGTSFWHFFNTWAAICRGESPKLLDFRRNFFGDSTAVLRFPSGVGPAVTFDVDAPLRERVFHFSADAIREMKAIANRRPSGGHDAEVYGKMAHDPKNPSEISSFQSLCAQIWLAVTRARKRLAPDATTTFRMAVNCRHRLRPAISPVYFGNAIQSAVTTASVSELARHDLRWAAGKLNASLAAYGDGAIRRAAAAWQAKPGCFPLGNPDGSVITMGSSNRFPMYEGNDFGWGRPLAVRSGRANKFDGKMSAFPGRAGDGSVDIEVCLPPETMAALLRDAEFMQYVSCPSHLL from the coding sequence ATGGCTCAGATGGTCTCCACCATGCCCATGGTGGACGCCGCGCCAGCGGTGTCCGCCATTATGCCCAAGCTGCAGGCCGCCTGCCTGGACGCGCCGGCCTCGGGCATCACCGTCGTGTCGAGGCAGCACGTGCGCCCGGACGCCGCGTCGGCGATCGGCGACCTCACGCTCTCCGTCTCCGACCTGCCCATGCTGTCGTGCCACTACATCCAGAAGGGGCTCTTCTTCCCGGCCCCGGACCTGCCCATGTCCTCGCTCGTCTCGCTGCTCGCGTCCTCGCTGGCGCGGGCGCTCGCCGCCGTACCGGCCCTCGCCGGCCGCCTCGTCACGCTGCCCGACGACCGCATCGTCATTCGCTGCAACGACGCGGGCGTCGACTTCCTCCACGCCGTCGCGCCCGGCCTGTCGCTCGATGACTTTCTCGTCCCTGACGCCGACGTGCCGACCAAGCTGACAAAGGACCTGTTCCCCATGGACCGGACCGTGAGCTACGAAGGGCACCGGCGCCCGCTCACGTCGTTCCAGGTCACCGTGCTCGGTGACGGCGCCGTCTTCATCGGCATCGTCGCCAACCACGCCGTCGTGGACGGCACCTCCTTTTGGCACTTCTTCAACACCTGGGCCGCCATCTGCCGCGGCGAGTCACCCAAGCTGCTGGACTTCCGCAGAAACTTCTTCGGCGACTCCACCGCCGTCCTCCGCTTCCCCAGCGGCGTCGGCCCGGCGGTGACCTTCGACGTGGACGCACCTCTCCGGGAGCGCGTCTTTCACTTCAGCGCGGACGCGATTCGCGAGATGAAAGCAATAGCCAACCGTCGCCCGAGCGGCGGCCACGACGCCGAGGTCTACGGCAAGATGGCGCACGACCCGAAGAATCCCAGCGAGATCTCGTCGTTCCAGTCGCTGTGCGCGCAGATATGGCTCGCGGTGACGCGCGCCCGGAAACGCCTGGCGCCCGACGCGACGACGACGTTCCGAATGGCGGTGAACTGCCGGCACCGGCTGCgcccggccatctcccctgttTACTTTGGCAACGCCATCCAGAGCGCGGTGACGACGGCGTCGGTGTCCGAGCTGGCGCGGCACGACctgcggtgggcggcgggcaaGCTGAACGCGAGCCTCGCCGCGTACGGAGACGGCGCGatccggcgcgcggcggcggcgtggcaggCCAAGCCCGGGTGCTTCCCGCTGGGCAACCCCGACGGGTCGGTGATCACGATGGGGAGCTCGAACCGGTTCCCCATGTACGAGGGCAACGACTTCGGCTGGGGCCGCCCCCTCGCGGTGCGGAGCGGGCGCGCCAACAAGTTCGACGGCAAGATGTCGGCGTTCCCTGGGCGCGCCGGCGACGGCAGCGTGGACATCGAGGTGTGCCTGCCACCGGAGACCATGGCGGCGCTGCTCCGCGACGCCGAGTTCATGCAGTACGTGTCGTGCCCGTCGCACCTGCTGTGA
- the LOC112894489 gene encoding josephin-like protein — protein MRRKGSECSTRISPAEVGSATPMIPLASRSGRRAAPDRERPRQGRGACGTRLLRSARWTAARFYRRARVSIVRAFRSASTTTRKTAAAAASVASPDCTPARHSSRRQQPAAAPPVVVDDSHKSEAVEECIRFMNSSSRKYR, from the coding sequence ATGAGGAGGAAGGGGAGCGAGTGCAGCACAAGGATCAGCCCGGCTGAGGTCGGCAGCGCCACGCCCATGATCCCCCTGGCGTCAAGAtccggccggcgggcggcgccggaccGGGAGCGGCCGCGGCAAGGGCGAGGCGCGTGCGGCACTCGCCTGCTGCGGAGCGCCCGGTGGACGGCCGCGCGGTTCTACCGGCGAGCGAGGGTGAGCATCGTCAGGGCGTTCCGGTCGGCGTCGACGACGACAAGGAAaacagctgctgctgctgctagtgTTGCGTCCCCGGACTGCACGCCGGCGAGGCATAGCAGTAGGCGGCAgcagcccgcggcggcgccaccgGTGGTCGTCGACGACTCGCATAAGAGCGAAGCGGTGGAGGAGTGCATCAGGTTCATGAACTCGTCGTCGAGGAAGTACCGGTAG
- the LOC112894039 gene encoding probable glucuronosyltransferase Os03g0107900, whose amino-acid sequence MRHHHTCSRAHQVGALLLVAATFLLTRLFDRLLLDASSSSSPSFPLSIARPASSSADLRIYVYSEDEIQGLRALLRGRDGTVAAATCLKGQWGTQVKIHQLLLKSRFRTFNKDQANLFFVPSYVKCVRMTGALNDKEINQTYVKVLSQMPYFRRSGGRDHIFVFPSGAGAHLFRSWATFLNRSIILTPEGDRTDKRGTSAFNTWKDIIIPGNVDDSMVKSDARAVQPIPLRKRKYLANFLGRAQGKAGRLQLVKLAKQYPDKLESPELKLSGPNKLGRIDYFKHLRNAKFCLAPRGESSWTLRFYESFFVECVPVILSDEVELPFQNVIDYSEISIKWPSSRIGPELFEYLEAIPDERIEEMIGRGREIRCMWVYAVDTEPCSAMSSILSELQRKVRRFHQSPETFWLHNRSIVNRDLVEFHSWRTPVPLP is encoded by the exons ATGCGGCACCACCACACCTGCAGCCGGGCCCACCAGGTGGGTGCGCTGCTCCTCGTCGCCGCCACCTTCCTGCTCACCCGCCTTTtcgaccgcctcctcctcgacgcatcttcttcatcctctccctccttcccccTAAGCATCGCCCGCCCCGCCTCCTCTTCCGCCGACCTCCGCATCTACGTCTACTCCGAGGACGAGATCCAGGGCCTCCGCGCCCTGCTCCGCGGACGCGACGgcaccgtcgccgccgccacctgcctCAAGGGCCAGTGGGGCACCCAG GTTAAGATTCACCAGCTTCTTCTGAAGTCAAGGTTCAGAACATTCAACAAGGATCAAGCAAATCTTTTCTTTGTTCCGAGTTATGTCAAGTGTGTTCGCATGACAGGGGCGCTCAATGATAAGGAAATCAATCAGACCTATGTCAAG GTTCTGAGTCAGATGCCATATTTCCGTAGATCAGGTGGGCGCGACCACATTTTTGTCTTCCCAAG TGGTGCTGGAGCTCATCTATTTCGCTCGTGGGCAACATTTCTGAATCGATCCATTATACTTACTCCAGAG GGTGACCGTACCGACAAACGAGGCACAAGCGCATTTAATACATGGAAAGATATTATTATACCTGGGAACGTCGATGATTCTATGGTGAAGTCTGATGCTCGTGCTGTCCAGCCAATACCGTTAAGGAAAAGGAAGTACTTAGCCAACTTCCTTGGCCGTGCCCAGGGGAAAGCTGGGCGCCTTCAACTGGTGAAGCTTGCAAAGCAGTATCCTGACAAG CTGGAGTCTCCAGAACTGAAGTTGTCTGGCCCTAACAAATTGGGAAGAATCGATTACTTCAAACACCTGAGGAATGCAAAGTTCTGTTTGGCTCCTCGTGGCGAGTCGTCATGGACACTTCGGTTCTATGAGTCCTTTTTTGTG GAATGTGTGCCGGTGATTTTGTCAGATGAAGTTGAGCTTCCTTTCCAGAATGTGATCGACTACAGCGAAATCTCGATAAAGTGGCCATCGTCCAGGATTGGGCCTGAACTCTTTGAGTACCTAGAAGCAATACCAG ATGAAAGGATCGAGGAAATGATTGGTCGTGGGCGTGAGATCAGATGCATGTGGGTGTATGCAGTGGATACAGAGCCGTGCTCTGCCATGAGCAGTATCCTGTCGGAGCTGCAGAGGAAGGTGCGGCGGTTCCATCAATCGCCCGAGACATTCTGGCTGCACAACAGGTCGATTGTGAACAGAGATCTGGTTGAGTTCCACAGCTGGAGGACGCCAGTTCCGTTGCCGTGA
- the LOC112892175 gene encoding leucine-rich repeat extensin-like protein 3, translating to MASPSPSSPLHPHQHQHQHPLPPNAHPQFQAPPPSMPPPPPPAPPKALDLEVTVISGKHLKNVNWRRGDLRAYVVAYLDPSRRAATRPDDAGGCKPVWNERLVLPLPPHLSPHDPSILLSLDVFHSKPSDSPKPLVGSARSPLRDLLFPTNPNPSHDSAASALVSLPLLRPSGRPQGKLRIRVAIRERQPPPPPEPQYPPPSSSPYYFPPPPAFSVPPQYGSEQYYRPSGYYSAPPPPPPPQYEYTGGPSAPVDYSRQYEQRGRTGGGGSESGRYGLGTGLAVGAVAGTLGGLAIDEGVKYKEEKAAERVEEKVVPAGRDGYKEYRDDY from the coding sequence ATGGCTTCGCCGTCGCCCTCCTCGCCCCTCCACCCGCACCAGCACCAGCATCAGCACCCGCTTCCTCCGAATGCTCACCCCCAATTCCAAGCTCCGCCGCCTTCgatgccgccgccaccgccaccggcgccgcccAAGGCGCTCGACCTGGAGGTTACAGTCATCTCCGGGAAGCACCTGAAGAACGTCAACTGGCGACGCGGCGACCTCCGTGCCTACGTCGTTGCCTACCTCGACCCCTCCCGCCGAGCCGCCACCCGCCCCGACGACGCCGGCGGGTGCAAGCCAGTCTGGAACGAGCGCCTCGTTCTCCCGCTCCCGCCCCACCTCTCCCCGCACGATCCCTCCATCCTCCTGTCCCTCGACGTCTTCCACTCCAAGCCCTCCGACTCCCCCAAGCCGCTCGTCGGATCCGCCCGCTCGCCACTCCGCGACCTCCTCTTCCCcacaaaccctaaccctagccacgATTCCGCGGCCTCCGCTCTCGTCAGCCTCCCGCTCCTCCGCCCTTCCGGGCGTCCACAGGGAAAGCTCCGCATCCGCGTCGCCATCCGCGAgcgccagccgccgcctcctcctgaGCCGCAGTACCCGCCGCCTTCCAGCTCCCCATACTACTTTCCACCGCCTCCCGCCTTCTCGGTCCCGCCGCAGTACGGATCCGAGCAGTATTACCGCCCCAGTGGGTACTACTCtgcaccaccacctccacctccacctcagTATGAGTACACCGGGGGACCCTCCGCACCAGTGGACTACAGCAGGCAGTACGAGCAGAGAGGGAGGACCGGGGGCGGTGGGAGTGAGAGTGGAAGGTATGGACTAGGCACTGGACTTGCGGTGGGTGCTGTGGCTGGAACCCTCGGGGGGCTAGCTATCGATGAAGGGGTGAAGTACAAGGAGGAGAAGGCTGCAGAGCGGGTGGAAGAGAAGGTGGTACCTGCTGGGAGGGATGGTTACAAAGAGTATCGTGACGACTATTGA
- the LOC112894488 gene encoding pectinesterase inhibitor 28-like, which translates to MATAASPLLVLLLIQLHVVFHLSDSSIALAQPQHSSSKERHQPALLQSTCNSTSFYDVCIAALAADPSSSTADVPGLCAIAVSAAAANASGTVFFLANASDAAATPEADRALLRNCAGKYAAARDALLAARASLAEQDYDYAFVHASAAAEYPAVCRTLFRRRQQRPSRATTYPPELAKREEALRRLCTIALDIISLLQTQEPST; encoded by the coding sequence ATGGCTACTGCGGCTTCCCCCTTGCTTGTCCTGCTCCTTATCCAGCTGCACGTCGTCTTCCACCTCTCCGACTCCTCCATCGCCCTCGCACAACCACAACACAGTAGCAGCAAGGAGCGTCACCAACCCGCGCTGTTGCAGTCGACGTGCAACTCCACCAGCTTCTACGACGTCTGCAttgccgccctcgccgccgacccctcCAGCTCCACCGCCGACGTCCCGGGCCTGTGTGCCAtcgccgtctccgccgccgccgccaatgcCTCCGGCACCGTGTTCTTCCTCGCCAACGCCagcgacgccgccgccacccccgaGGCGGACCGCGCGCTCCTCCGCAACTGCGCCGGCAAGTACGCGGCCGCCCGCGACGCGCTCCTGGCGGCACGGGCCTCCCTCGCGGAGCAGGACTACGACTACGCCTTCGTGCACGCGAGCGCCGCGGCCGAGTACCCCGCGGTGTGCCGGACGCTGTTCCGGAGGCGGCAGCAGCGGCCAAGCAGGGCGACGACGTACCCACCGGAGCTGGCGAAGAGGGAGGAGGCGCTGCGGCGCCTCTGCACCATCGCCCTCGACATCATCTCGCTGTTGCAAACGCAGGAACCCTCCACCTGA